A genomic segment from Glycine soja cultivar W05 chromosome 20, ASM419377v2, whole genome shotgun sequence encodes:
- the LOC114402376 gene encoding homeobox-leucine zipper protein MERISTEM L1-like: MEMSLQRTSSENNSGRNREEQEPSNKETTMEAPASGDDDQDLEEGFKRRRHTRHTHHQISEMESFFKGCPHPDEKQRKALGRELGLEPLQIKFWFQNKRTQVKTQQERYENNLLRVENDKLRAENRRYRNALANALCPSCGGPTALGEMSFDEQQLRIENARLKEEIASMSGPAAKHAGKSGSNSYCNMPSQNQMPSRSLDLGVGNNNKNNNYVAVAQAQPAAMVGEIYGGNDPLRELPLFSCFDKTLIGEIGLVAIEEINRLSLSGDPLWVPGNYGSEVVNEDEYLRVFPRGIGPTLLGARTESSRQTAIVIMHHMKLVEMLMDVNQWSNMFCGIVSRAVTHEVLSTGETIRYDGACQVMSAEFQVPSPLVPTRDNYFIRFCKKHQGQSWAVVDFSMDHLRPGAITKIRRRPSGCIIQELPNGYSKVIWVEHVEVDDSEVHNLYKNLVDSTLAFGAKRWVAAIDRTCERLASAMATNIPQGALCVITSHESRKSMMKLAERMVLSFCTGVGASTANAWTPLPSGLEDVRVMTRKSVDDPGRPPGIVLSAATSLWLPVPARRVFEFLRSENTRNQWDILSTGAQVNELAHIANGRDHGNCVSLLRVNTQNVGQNNMLILQESFIDATGSFVIYAPIDVAAINVVLGGGNPDYVALLPSGFAVLPDGPGLNGGPGPICEAGSGGGCLLTVAFQILVDSAPTSKISVGSVTTVNSLIKRTVEKIRDAVSLDGN, translated from the exons ATGGAGATGTCATTACAGAGAACATCCTCGGAGAATAATTCGGGAAGGAACCGTGAGGAACAGGAACCTTCGAACAAAGAAACCACCATGGAAGCTCCTGCTTCCGGTGACGACGACCAAGATCTCGAAGAAGGATTCAAAAGGAGGCGCCACACCCGCCACACACACCACCAAATTTCGGAGATGGAATC TTTCTTCAAGGGTTGCCCTCACCCTGATGAAAAGCAAAGGAAAGCGCTTGGTCGCGAGCTCGGATTGGAGCCTTTGCAAATCAAGTTTTGGTTCCAAAACAAGCGCACCCAAGTGAAG ACGCAACAAGAACGATATGAAAACAATCTTCTGAGGGTTGAAAATGACAAGCTTCGAGCAGAAAACCGTAGGTACAGGAATGCACTAGCTAATGCTTTATGCCCTAGCTGTGGAGGCCCTACTGCTCTTGGAGAGATGTCCTTTGACGAGCAGCAGTTGAGGATCGAGAATGCACGATTAAAAGAGGAG ATTGCTAGTATGTCAGGACCTGCGGCCAAGCATGCTGGAAAATCTGGAAGCAATTCGTACTGTAACATGCCATCTCAAAACCAGATGCCTTCGCGCTCGCTAGATCTGGGAGTTggtaacaacaacaagaacaacaactaTGTAGCTGTAGCACAAGCACAACCTGCAGCCATGGTTGGGGAAATATATGGTGGCAATGATCCTCTTAGGGAACTCccccttttttcttgttttgataaAACTTTAATTGGGGAGATTGGTCTGGTGGCAATAGAGGAAATCAACCGGTTGTCTCTGTCTGGAGATCCTTTGTGGGTCCCTGGCAACTACGGCAGTGAAGTTGTAAATGAAGATGAATACCTGAGGGTTTTCCCTAGGGGCATAGGTCCAACACTCTTGGGCGCAAGAACCGAATCTTCTAGGCAAACAGCCATAGTTATCATGCATCATATGAAACTCGTTGAGATGCTTATGGATGTC AATCAATGGTCAAACATGTTTTGCGGCATCGTTTCAAGGGCGGTAACACACGAAGTGCTGTCAACTGGAGAAACTATAAGATACGATGGTGCCTGCCAAGTG ATGTCAGCTGAGTTTCAGGTTCCTTCACCCCTTGTTCCTACTCGTGACAACTATTTCATCAGGTTCTGTAAGAAGCACCAAGGACAATCGTGGGCGGTGGTTGATTTTTCAATGGATCATCTGCGACCTGGTGCAATCACAAAAATTCGAAGACGACCCTCTGGTTGCATAATTCAAGAATTGCCAAATGGTTACTCAAAG GTCATATGGGTTGAACATGTAGAGGTGGACGACAGCGAGGTGCATAATCTTTACAAAAATTTGGTTGATTCTACCCTTGCGTTTGGAGCTAAACGTTGGGTTGCAGCAATAGATAGGACATGCGAACGTCTTGCTAGTGCAATGGCCACCAACATACCCCAAGGGGCACTTTGTG TGATAACAAGTCACGAGAGTCGGAAAAGCATGATGAAGCTGGCTGAAAGAATGGTATTGAGCTTTTGTACTGGCGTTGGTGCTTCAACTGCAAATGCCTGGACACCACTACCAAGTGGTCTTGAAGATGTTAGGGTCATGACCAGAAAGAGCGTTGATGATCCAGGCAGACCTCCTGGTATAGTGCTCAGTGCTGCAACTTCTCTCTGGCTCCCAGTTCCTGCAAGGAGAGTTTTTGAGTTTCTTAGATCAGAAAACACAAGAAATCAG TGGGACATTCTGTCAACCGGGGCTCAAGTGAACGAACTTGCACATATTGCTAACGGGAGAGACCATGGAaattgtgtctctcttcttcgAGTGAAT ACTCAGAATGTGGGCCAGAACAATATGCTGATACTTCAAGAGAGTTTCATTGATGCTACAGGCTCATTTGTGATTTATGCTCCTATTGATGTAGCTGCCATAAATGTTGTGTTGGGAGGTGGTAATCCAGATTATGTGGCCCTGCTCCCTTCGGGCTTTGCTGTTCTTCCTGATGGGCCTGGACTGAACGGAGGGCCCGGGCCCATATGTGAGGCTGGATCCGGAGGAGGCTGTCTTCTCACAGTTGCGTTTCAGATACTGGTGGATTCAGCTCCGACTTCGAAAATCTCTGTTGGTTCCGTGACAACTGTTAACAGTTTGATAAAGAGAACAGTTGAAAAGATCAGAGATGCAGTGTCGCTTGATGGCAACTAA
- the LOC114402121 gene encoding uncharacterized protein LOC114402121, whose amino-acid sequence MADNRSKTSSDRLEDAIAKLTTHQLSLSETLQTMTHKLDTLITTLSTSKSPDSSPTFSPHNPPPSPSASQPPRVKLDVPRFDGTDPLGWIFKITQFFEYHHTPEQERLTIASFYMDGRALAWYQWMAGNGQLSTWASFLHALQTRFASSQYDDPTGTLFKLTQRTTVAAYLSEFEDTANRVVGLPPHFLLSCFVSGLNPDIRREVQALQPLTLVQAAGLARLQEEKLAKNRRSFRNRPPSFSMIPQNPISVPPSPCTVSAQSLSPVPLKRLTPDELASRRERGLCFKCDERYHRGHRCQARVNLLIMDEEERSPEEAAPLGLSPEPPDLIDPNEAQLNLHSLTGPLAPETLRFSGFVASKQVLILVDGGSTHNFIQDAMLPELGLFPSDTTPLKVMVGNGQYLHCNQICTAVSIVIQGIHFIIDLHVLPLCGANVVLGVQWLRSLGPILTDYTTLSMKFMHEGRTIELQGDDTSALQPLSVPQARRLVRTSDPSACFLLSVTSHESPSNTPTYPPDIQFLLTKFAALFQPSQTLPPSRPTDHHIHLVPNSEPVNVRPYRYPHYQKAEIEAQVSSMLRTGIIRPSTSPFSSLVLLVRKHDGTWGFCVDYRALNALTIKDHFLIPTIDELLDDLGGAAWFSKLDLLQGYHQILMSEGDISKTAFRTHHGHFEFTVMPFGLCNASSSFQATMNTIFRPFLRQFIIVFFDDILIYSATLEDHVSHLEQAFQVLLQEQFVLKFSKCTFAQPQVEYLGHVVSSQGVAPVLAKVQAIQQWLKPRSARALRSFLGLTGFYRRFIRGYASIAAPLTKLLTLEIFHWTSDAVAAFTTLKQMLTSFPVLRLPDFNLPFTVETDALGTGMGAVLSQQGHPVAYFSKMFPPKLLQASTYVRELFAITAAVKRWRQYLLGRSFTILTDHRSLKELLTQVIQTPEQQKYLARLMGYDYNIQYRFGSSNVVADALSRVSEPTPELFLLLSVPCFTFLQELKAQLEQCPTYTQLR is encoded by the coding sequence ATGGCCGACAATCGTTCCAAAACTTCCTCAGACAGACTAGAAGATGCCATTGCCAAATTGACTACCCATCAGCTGAGCCTTAGTGAAACCCTCCAAACCATGACTCACAAATTGGACACCCTAATCACCACCCTTTCTACCTCCAAATCCCCTGATTCCTCGCCCACCTTTTCTCCCCATAACCCACCACCGTCACCTTCTGCTTCCCAGCCACCCCGCGTCAAACTTGATGTTCCCCGATTTGACGGTACGGACCCCTTAGGCTGGATATTCAAAATTACTCAGTTTTTTGAATATCACCATACCCCTGAACAAGAGCGTTTGACAATCGCGTCCTTTTACATGGACGGACGTGCCTTGGCCTGGTACCAATGGATGGCCGGCAACGGTCAGCTCTCGACCTGGGCAAGTTTCCTTCATGCTCTCCAGACCCGGTTCGCCTCTTCCCAATATGACGACCCTACCGGAACCCTGTTCAAATTAACACAGCGAACCACCGTTGCAGCGTACCTTTCAGAGTTCGAAGATACCGCCAATCGCGTGGTGGGTCTTCCTCCGCATTTTCTTCTCAGTTGTTTCGTTTCGGGGCTGAATCCAGACATCCGCCGCGAGGTCCAAGCGTTACAACCATTAACGCTGGTCCAGGCGGCGGGCCTTGCCCGTTTGCAAGAAGAGAAACTTGCTAAGAACCGCCGCTCCTTCCGAAATCGACCACCCTCCTTCTCGATGATTCCACAAAACCCGATTTCTGTTCCTCCATCACCATGCACCGTCTCGGCACAGTCCCTCTCGCCGGTACCGCTGAAACGCCTGACACCGGACGAACTGGCCTCTCGCAGGGAGCGTGGCCTTTGCTTCAAATGCGATGAACGCTATCATCGCGGCCACCGCTGTCAAGCTAGGGTTAACCTTCTAATTATGGATGAAGAGGAGCGTTCTCCTGAAGAAGCTGCGCCTTTGGGCCTTTCACCCGAACCCCCTGACCTGATTGACCCGAATGAAGCCCAACTCAATCTTCATTCTCTCACGGGTCCATTAGCACCAGAAACACTCCGTTTCTCAGGCTTCGTGGCTTCAAAACAGGTTTTAATCTTGGTGGATGGGGGTAGTACCCATAATTTCATCCAAGATGCCATGCTTCCTGAATTGGGCCTCTTTCCTAGTGACACCACACCCCTCAAGGTCATGGTTGGTAATGGCCAGTACCTCCATTGCAACCAAATCTGCACCGCGGTCTCAATAGTCATTCAAGGAATTCACTTCATCATTGACCTCCATGTCTTACCCTTATGTGGCGCGAACGTAGTGCTTGGGGTACAGTGGTTGCGGTCACTGGGACCCATCCTCACAGACTACACTACTTTGTCAATGAAGTTCATGCATGAAGGCCGTACCATTGAACTACAAGGTGACGACACCTCTGCCCTTCAACCATTGTCGGTTCCTCAAGCCCGACGTCTGGTTCGAACCTCTGATCCTAGTGCTTGCTTCCTCCTCTCGGTTACTTCCCACGAGTCACCCTCAAACACCCCCACCTATCCCCCAGACATTCAATTCTTATTGACCAAATTTGCTGCCTTATTTCAACCTTCTCAAACTCTTCCACCCTCACGACCCACAGACCACCATATCCACCTTGTTCCTAATTCTGAACCCGTGAATGTTCGTCCATATAGGTACCCACATTATCAAAAAGCCGAAATTGAAGCCCAGGTCAGTTCCATGTTACGAACCGGAATCATCAGGCCCAGTACAAGCCCATTTTCATCCCTTGTGTTATTGGTACGCAAGCATGATGGAACATGGGGGTTCTGTGTTGATTACCGAGCACTCAATGCTCTAACGATCAAGGATCATTTTCTGATACCAACAATAGACGAATTACTTGACGATCTAGGAGGAGCAGCTTGGTTTTCAAAACTAGACTTACTCCAGGGGTATCACCAGATCCTAATGTCGGAGGGAGACATCAGCAAAACAGCTTTCAGAACCCATCATGGGCATTTTGAATTCACAGTGATGCCTTTCGGGCTTTGTAACGCCTCGTCTTCCTTTCAAGCTACCATGAATACCATATTCCGCCCCTTCCTTCGTCAatttataattgtattttttgatGACATCCTTATTTATAGTGCTACACTTGAAGATCACGTTTCCCATTTAGAACAAGCATTTCAGGTGTTATTGCAGGAGCAGTTTGTCTTGAAATTTTCAAAGTGTACTTTCGCTCAACCTCAAGTTGAGTACCTCGGTCACGTGGTATCGTCTCAAGGAGTAGCACCTGTGTTAGCTAAGGTGCAGGCTATTCAACAATGGCTGAAACCACGATCGGCGCGAGCACTCCGCAGTTTTTTGGGGCTTACAGGATTTTATAGAAGATTCATTCGTGGATATGCATCAATTGCTGCGCCTTTAACCAAGCTTCTCACATTAGAAATTTTTCATTGGACTTCAGACGCTGTTGCCGCGTTCACTACCCTCAAACAGATGCTGACTTCCTTCCCTGTCCTACGATTGCCGGATTTCAATCTTCCCTTCACCGTAGAGACAGATGCGTTAGGCACGGGTATGGGCGCAGTTTTAAGTCAACAAGGTCACCCAGTTGCCTACTTCAGCAAAATGTTTCCTCCAAAACTTCTTCAGGCCTCTACTTACGTCCGGGAACTGTTTGCAATCACAGCCGCCGTCAAGAGGTGGCGTCAGTACCTCCTTGGCCGGAGCTTCACAATTCTCACAGACCATAGAAGCTTAAAAGAGCTTCTTACTCAGGTGATTCAAACACCTGAGCAACAGAAGTATCTCGCGCGCCTCATGGGCTACGACTACAACATTCAATACCGTTTTGGGAGTTCGAATGTAGTTGCTGACGCCTTGTCACGGGTGTCTGAACCAACCCCTGAGCTATTTCTCTTGTTATCAGTGCCCTGTTTCACATTTTTGCAGGAACTCAAGGCCCAATTGGAGCAATGCCCAACCTACACTCAACTCCGATAA